Genomic DNA from Schistocerca americana isolate TAMUIC-IGC-003095 chromosome 6, iqSchAmer2.1, whole genome shotgun sequence:
CTTTCACTGGGTTCTCTTAGAAAGGCGCGTGGCtgcgttcgaatcctggtctggcactaaGTTTATACCCGGTCATTTCAAGTTTTAGCATGCACACGCCAAACTAAAGCGGCAAATTATTATGATTTTCAAGGCCTCTCCATGCTTTGTCGACGATAACAATGGGTTCTGGTATCGACTCCCAGACACAGAACTTATCGTCACTCCTAGTTACTGGCGAAAAAGAATTCGGTAGTCAACGTCTCTTCATGAGTAGTCATCAACGATGAGATGTGTATTGTTCGACTCCAAGTTAGCATAGAACTTTTTGTCATGCTATTTCCAGTTTAGACATGTGCATAGCTCGTTACTGGTGAAATAAACCTATCTTAATGTCTGTTCGCGATTAGAAGTCAGCGACGATAGGTGCTGGTTTCGTATCCGGGCAAGGCAAAATTTTCTCGTCTCTTCGTTTCAGTTTCaatcatctcgctactggtgaaacaTTGCGATTTATAAAatttgattgtgcttagttaacagtCCGATTTGTTGCTGTGTTCGGATCTCTGTCCAACACAAGACTACGCCATGTCATTTCAAGTTTCAATGTGCACGTATTTTGTTATTTGTGATTGAAACCGCATTTAagatctttcatggttagttaacagggacagtCGTTCGTAGGTTAGTGTCCCGGTGCCAAGACCAGTACAACTATTTTCGTTGTTTAATTTCAAGGTGAAAGTTGGTTTTTGAAACGtcacttattgtaataaatttgagtgaGCAAGCATAATGGCTGCGTCATCTCTAACAACCAGTTTCCTGATATTTGCATTATCATGGTATTGACCTGTATCTGGATTGATAGCCATACAGAACAATTACCTCTGGAGGGCTTTTGAAGCAACCATTTTGAATAGTCAAAGAACTGTACCGGAAAGAGAGCAGAGTATCCGCAAGACAtggttatgtgggttgcatacaaaTCGTACGAAATGCAATTCGGGTAGTTCGCATACTTTTGTGCAtgatagtacatctacatctacatccattctccacaagtcacctgacggtgtgtggcgaagggtactttcagtacctctatcggttctcccttctattccactctcgtattgttcgtggaaaaaaagattgtcgttatgcctctgtgtaggctctaatctctctgattttatcctcatggtctcttcgcaagatatacgtaggagggagcaatacactgcttgactcctcggtgaacgtatgttctcgaaacttcaacgaaagcccttaccgagctactgagcgtctctcctgcagagtcttccactggagtttatctatcatctccggaacgctttcgcgattactaaatgatcctgtaacgaagagcgctgctctccgtttgatcttctctatcctttctatcaaccctatctggtacggattccacactggtgagcaatattcaagcagtgggcgaacctacttcctttgttttcggattgcacttccttaagattcttccaatgaatctcagtctggcatctgctttaccgacgatcaactttatatgatcaatccattttaaatcactcctaatgcctactcccagataatgtatgaaattaactgtttccagttgctgacctgctatattctagctaaatgataaaagatcttcctttctatgtattcgcagcacattacacttgtctacattgagattcagttgccattccctgcagcatgcgtcaattcgttgcagatcctcctgcatttcagtacaattttccattgttacaacctctcgatacaccacagcatcatccgcaaaaagcgtcagtgaacttccgatgttatccaaaaggtcattaatgtatattgtgactagcaatggtcctacgacactcccctgcgacacacctgaaatcactcttacttcggaagacttctctccgttgagaatgacatgctgcgctctcttatctaggaacttttcaatccaatcggacaattgatctgatagtccatatgctcttacattggTGGGAATTCTATGATTGCACTTAAGTCCAAGGTATTTAAAAACATCTAtcacacaaatgaaaaatttttgtaatGCCTTATGCAACGTTCAACTTGAATGCACAGTCAAGAAGGTACATTTTAATTTTGCCTTTGTTAACACCATGAAATCTTTTTTAGGTCACAGCTAGAAAATGAGCTTTACTGTCAGAAATGAGTCACTACAAAGAAATGACTGTTATCTCACTGTGCCTGATAGCGAAGAAAAATTAAGATTTTAACTACCCAAGCTACTGGTCCTACCTTCGACCAGCATGTTAGAAATTCATAAGCTATTTAAAGTATTGCTCTATTATTGCAAGTTCTTTAAAAATCCTGCTCAATCAAGCATACGGAAGTCCAAACAAGAATAGCCTATAACAAGAGAAATGCATTAAATACCACTGAAGACTGGGAAAGACCTGAAAGaattgtgcaaatggtggacaaatttaaatacctgggagaatttataacaggaaggaacaggagcaaggagggaataacagagagtataaagaagatgaggtcagtcttctgcatgacgagagagatatacaataaaaagaacatATCCACAAAGGAAAAGATAAGCctctacaaggcaacggtgaggaattctgtattatatgctgctgagacgatgacactaggaagaaatggggcagaacagctagagaaagaagagaggaaaaaaactgggtcccaaaagaggtggagagaggtggatggaaagacctagggaagaattgtaccggaatatgagaacaatatctggggaaatTGGACTTAAAAGGGctaaggtttgctggacatgtagttaggatgagtatggacagaatgacgaagagagtgtgggaaacaacagggaggacaagggtaAAGACAGGAACCaaatgggttgttgaacttcggaaggactggttgtaattggggatcaaggtcgaaggaaagggaaattggaggaagaaatatacaccgaccaatatgctgtagatcaatgacagagaagaatacaggagaaGATTAGAgcgtcaccagtggagccgacaggagaaaaggacactaAAGAGCtcagaagaagagcgggagagaagaggtgaaagaatgaagaggttctggaagaagaagaggaaatgcagtccacgaaggggctacacgtggtcctacagaggccgtaacgcaagaagaagaagaagaagaagaagaagggtacTGTTTTCCAGTCCAAAACTGCAAATagttaattttattacaaaaataggAAGAGCGGTGCAGGGCCCTGACAGCGTGAGGCCTGTAGATTGCGCTGCATGCACTGTAAGGGTAAGCCACCGCTACTTCCCTTTTCAAGTTGTAATTCAAGTCGCAGCTGCAGTTCTGTATTCTGATGGGTTGCCCGACTCTAGCTGGTGAGCAACAGACACAGCTGGAAGCCCTGGTCGTACCAGTCACAAAGCCCCTTCATTATGAGCGTCAGCTGAAGGCCGGACAAAGCGCAGCGCAGGCCGGTGTTTTGCCGAGTTGTGACACCCACCTATCCGGCGACTGTACTCTGCCAGCGTGGAGCCCCCGGGCGGTCGGCGCCAAACCGGACTGCGAATGAGCGAGCGGGGCAGCTGCCGTCGTTGCGAGAGCAGCGAAAGGACCGGCACTGGCTAAAAGCCGCCCGCGTATAAAAGGGACCCACGCGGTTCCACGGGCAGTACTCGATCGCCAGACCGACACACAGCCACCACCACTCCACCATGTACAAGCTTGTAAGTACCAATCAGGTGGACAGTTGAATCTGCGGTTGGTGTCCCAAAGATATGTTGAGTCTTTTACGATAATATTACACCTGTCGTTTTGTATGGGTTCTTCAGAGACAGAGAGTGATCTCTGGGATGTGGGAAAGAGACTCGGATATCCAGCTATAGTATAGTGATTTAAcattataaaatattattttccaCATATACATGATGTtaagggtataagtgcagatatggtGATCATTGGCACTTTATTACATACCCACTCCAGTGTGCTAGGAGTTTTTGTTTCTACGTCCaatagtcttcccgcaaacacttcACGTAATGTattgcctgatgttttctgcaccgtCGTAGCTGCGCAACCAAGCGGATTTTGCGTGTCAGTATTGGCCAACTGTGATGCATCCACGCGTCCGCACttcaaataagcattaatggcttgctcttgccgcatGTACCTGGAGATACAAGCCAACATAGCATACTACCCCTAGTAGCTAtaaagtctgcaaatgaagtaaatactgaactAATATTGTTCAGAACTGAATCAGATACTAGTTTAAAATTAGACGTGATAGATTTCACAGATGGTAcgtaacagtaaaccagaagaataTCTACATCTCACATTATAGTGGACTAAAAGTGTTTTTTTACGTAACTCATTTTCATGGTGTAGCCCACAGTGACATCTTCTTCAGTATCAAATTAAGATTTTATTATCAGAAATTATCATGGGGTACTGAAGTAGTTGCCACCATAGCCTCGTATTTTCTAGAATTTGGTGAAACCCACTTCTCCATTGGGATGGAAAAATTGGAAACCCCTTTGTCTGACATATAGTCGTTCAGTAACATTGcaaggaaatttattttctttcagaaACCAAtcctttgatattgttaatatttgcagccattcttaAGCAATCGCTACTTCAACTCTGTTTATCTTGAAGATAAGAACAACAAATTATTATTTGACTTTCGCAACTGTATTTTccaatcgttttaagaaaaaactgGCTCTTTTTAAAACACTGAAAATCCATAATAGAATTAGATAAGCCATGTTTGATTAAGACTGATAGTAAAACTCCACTGGCAAAATGTCTGTAACATTAATTCTTATATACTAGACAGACAGATAATTCCTTCCCTTCGGTTAGAAGGTCTGGGCTGAGAGGCCATTTTGATATATTAAACTACTCGCTGATCAATCTTCCACATCTGCAGCAGAGATAACACAGCAGTCTCTCGCAAATGGAAACGAAACATCAGTGAGTAGTTTTATAAAAAGTCACATCCTGTCGGTCCAGATAGTGTAACTGAAGTAATCACCGGCCCTGAGAGCCATcagtatgttgctaataatcttaTCTCATTCACTAATCAAATATAAAAGAGAACAGAACGTAGACTTGCTTGTATGTGAGTTGCAAGCGCCTTTCCACCGTAGTCGTTCAAAAATCTTCTGCCTCTCCTCGCAGCTGATCCTGTCCGCGCTGGTGGCCGCCGCTTCCGCCGGCTACCTGGGAGGCTACGCTGCccccgcctacgccgcccccgtggccgcctacgccgcccccgtCGCCGCCGTGGCGCACGCCCCCGTGGCCGTGGCGCACGCCGCCCCCGCTGTGGCCGTCGCGCACGCCCCAGTCGCCTCCTCCGTGGCCAACACGTACAGGATCTCGCAGACTGCCCGCctcgcctacgccgcccccgccgtggCCCACGCCCCTgtggcctacgccgcccccgccgtggCTCACGCCCCcgtcgcctacgccgcccccgcctacGGCTATGCTCGCTACGCCGCCGCTGCCCCCGCTCTGGGCTACGGATACGGAGCCTACGGCTACGCCGCCCCCGCTCTCGGCTATGGCCACGCCCTCGTCCATTAAGGCCCACACCAACTATAGTGTACTTCAAGTGTAACataaaaccaaataaaaaataaaaaactttattaTACAAAATATctgaagaatttttttaatttcccttCCATGATACATCATCATATGACCAGACTCTTTGGTGGGATGGAGAGAACGTCTGTATTGAAAACATAAGAAGATATTAACTGGACACTACACTatgatggtgcagagacctggacattgaggaaggaagatgtaaGTAGGAgtcactagagatgtggatatggagaagaatggaaaaagtgaaatgggaagaccgagtaaggaatgaagaagtattaagaagagttggagaagacagaaacatgctgaaagtcaccagagagagaaaacagaactggattggacattgtttgagggggCCTGTTTATTAGAGGAAGGAATAGATGGAATGGTGGAGGAAAAAAGGGAAGAGGAAAATGAaggtatcaaatgctggacaatatcaaaggagacaaatattcagaaatgaaaagactggctatagaCAAACAAAAATGGATGAGGCTTaaaccatgacaagacctgccgtaaggcagaataccatactaatACTACTATACTATGATCGACTCATCAGGTAATTTTTCTAACAAGGATAACAATTGAGTATTGGTTATGTGATTTGATAGTACTACGATGACGATTCGTAAGAGTCAGAACCAACATTCAGACTGATAATCCACTAACCACATCACTTGCTAAAATGCCAAAAAGATTGACACTGTGAACTGGAACACGACACGAAACTTCAGCTGCGCCTTTCTTAAGGATCTCTTTTGCCGCAGAGCTATCATGACTTATGACCTCCATCATTACTTCTACATGTCTTATCTGCTACCCCTAAAAACTTCTCCCATGCATAAACAGTTGGACTAACTCTATAAAAGGTAAGAGAG
This window encodes:
- the LOC124620082 gene encoding cuticle protein 12.5-like codes for the protein MLLIILSHSLIKYKREQNVDLLVCELQAPFHRSRSKIFCLSSQLILSALVAAASAGYLGGYAAPAYAAPVAAYAAPVAAVAHAPVAVAHAAPAVAVAHAPVASSVANTYRISQTARLAYAAPAVAHAPVAYAAPAVAHAPVAYAAPAYGYARYAAAAPALGYGYGAYGYAAPALGYGHALVH